The window TCCCGAACCTCCTCGACCGGAAGCCGACCGACCTCTCGGGGGGCCAACAGCAGCGCGTCGCCTTGGGGCGCGCGATCGTCCGGGACCCCGAGGTGTTTCTAATGGACGAGCCGCTGTCGAACCTTGATGCGAAACTCAGAGCCCAGATGCGGACCGAGCTTCAGCGCCTCCAGGAGGACTTGGACGTCACGACGGTTTACGTGACCCACGACCAGACGGAGGCGATGACGATGGGCGACCGGATCGCCATCCTCAACGACGGTCGGCTCCAGCAGGTGGCCACTCCACTGGAGTGTTACCACGAACCCGCAAACCAGTTCGTCGCGGGCTTCCTCGGCGAGCCGTCGATGAACTTCTTCGACGTGCGATACGCGGACGGCGTCCTCGTCGGCGACGCCTTGGAGTATCCCGTCGGGCCGGACATCCGGGCGTCCCTCGAGGGGGCGACTGACTTAGTCCTCGGGATCCGCCCGGAGGACGTCGAGTTGGCCGAGCGGGTGAGCAACGACCACGACTTCGCGACCGTCGTCGATGTCGTAGAGCCGATGGGCGACGAGAACACCGTCCACCTCCGGTTCGAGACCGGCAATCAAACGCTGATCGCGACCGCCGACGGGTTCACCAGAATCGCCGCCGGCGACGCCGTGACCGCGCGGATCCCCGAGGACGCGATCCACATCTTCGACCGCGAGACGGGCGAGGCGCTCCACAACCGGTCGCTGGAATCGGAGACGCTGTCGGCCGAACTGGGCTGACGGACCGCGGAACGACGCCGCCGATCGGCCCCTCACATCACCATACGCGCGTCTGACCGGCGCCCTCGGCCACGAGCGCGGCGGCGGCGACGTGGGCGTACGTGAACAGACAGAGGCCGACGAGCGCCGCGAGGCTCCGTGCGGCGGTGGTGGCGAGCACGCTCCACGCGAGGACGACCAGAACCGCCGCGCCGACCCACGCGAGGAAGTACGCGCCGCGCGCGGTCCCGCGGAGCGCCTCCCGTCGGAGGCCGGCCCGGAGCCCCTCGTCGACGGCGACCGCGGCAGCCGCCGGGAACAGATACCCACAGATCACGGTGACAAGCAGCGAAACGGTCGCAAGCGTCGCGGCCGTCACGCCCTCGACGGCGACCGGAACGACGCCGGTACCGGTGACGTAGCCGACGGCCACCACCGCGACCGCCGGCGGGAGGAGGTAGGCTACGGTGACGCCGAGCAGCCGCCCGGCGAGCCGCAGGGACGACCACGCGCGAATGGCCGGGAACCCCTCGCCGGCGAGCACGCCCCCGAGGAGGCCGAAGAACGCGAGAAC of the Halobellus ruber genome contains:
- a CDS encoding ABC transporter ATP-binding protein, with protein sequence MATLELDSITKTFQDDNGEIVAVDDISMAIDDGEFLVVVGPSGCGKSTMLRMVAGLESITAGTVSLDGRVINDVKSQERNIAMVFQSYALYPHMSVRENMSFGLEESTDLPDDEIAEMVSETAELLGIPNLLDRKPTDLSGGQQQRVALGRAIVRDPEVFLMDEPLSNLDAKLRAQMRTELQRLQEDLDVTTVYVTHDQTEAMTMGDRIAILNDGRLQQVATPLECYHEPANQFVAGFLGEPSMNFFDVRYADGVLVGDALEYPVGPDIRASLEGATDLVLGIRPEDVELAERVSNDHDFATVVDVVEPMGDENTVHLRFETGNQTLIATADGFTRIAAGDAVTARIPEDAIHIFDRETGEALHNRSLESETLSAELG